Part of the Archangium lipolyticum genome, GGTGACGGCGACCTTCTACATCAAACGCGTCATCGGCCGGGCCGAGGTGGACCTGGGCAACGGGCGCACCATCGCCGCGTACGTGGTGCACACCGAGGCGTATGACCAGGACGGCACCAAGCAGAAGCACATCCAGCAGATTCACGACCTCCTGCGTGCGGAGAAGCTCCCGTGGGTCATCGGAGGTGACTTCAACGAGCTGCCGCCGGTGTGCGACGAGCGCGCGCCCGCGGAAGCCCCGGAGTCCTGCGACGGCAAGCTGCGGCTGTCCGGCTTCCTGGACGAGCGCGAGAGCAGCAAGGGCACCGAGTTCGAGCAGCCCCCCTACACGCCCAGCGTCATGAAGCCGTTCTACGAGGACTTCGAGCCGTTCATCCCGCTGGCCCGCTACGGCGTGGGCGAGGCGAACCAACGGCCCTACTTCACGCACTCGATGCTCGGTCCGGACGCGGTGAACGACCAGGGCGTGCCCGGCTTCTGGAACCGCACACTGGACTACCTCTTCATCCGAAAGGGCGAGGTGTGGACGGACACGGACGTCATCCAGGAGCCCGGCCGCCTCGGCGTCCAGAGCAACGCCCTCGAGCTGTCCGACCACGCCCCCGTGGCCGGCACGTGGAGGCTGCCATGAGAGCCCTGCTTCTCCTCGTCCTGCTGGGCGGCACCCTCTCGCTCGCGGAGCCACTGCCCGCCCGGGACACCGCCGACGTGGGCCCGCGCGGCTCCTGGAGCGTGGGCGTCTTCAACCCGCTGCGCATCGCGGTGCATGACCGCGTCGAGCTCCAGACGCATCCGCTCCTCTTCTTCGTGGCCCCCCACGTGGATGCCCGCGTCGCCCTGGTGCGCTCGCCGCTCCGGCTGACGGGCGAGGCCGGCCTCTCGGTGCCGACGTTCGCCCTGCGCCTGGCCAAGGGGTTCTTCTTCCCCTCGTGGGACACCAGCCAGAACGACATCGGCTGGATGCTGGTTCCACGGGCCGGCCTGCTGCTCTCCGGAGACGTGCTCGCGCACGACGTGTGGACGCTCCGGGCGGAGGCCTCCTTCCGCGTTCCGTTGGGCCCCAACAGCGCCGAGCCGCTCAACTCCTTCCTCACCCCGTTGGATCTCCTGCTCGCGGCGCCGCTGACCGGCTTCCGCTCGCGCGTGGGCGGCGCGTACGACCACGCCTTCAACGAGCGCCTGCGTCTGCGCGGTGAGCTGAACCTCTACGTCACCGGCCCGCAGGGAAACCTCGAGGTGTCGGGCGTGGACGTGGGGCCGCTCGCCCCGCTCTCTCCGCTCATCGTCACCGCCCATGCCGGGCTCGACATCGCCCTCTTCCAGCACAGCCGCCTCACCCTGGGCGTGTTGTGGGCCAACGCGGACCAGGGGGCGACCAAGGTGGTGACGGGCAGCGACGGCTTCAGCGAGCGCGTCCGCGTTCGGGGGAACAACTTCCTCCCGACGCTGGACTTCATCTGGGCGGGTTTCTGAGCTTGTTGGAGTAGATCCGGAACGTACACACCTCCCGGAAGCCCATCCGCCGGTAGATGCCCAATCCATCCGGCGAGGCCTGCAGGGCTCCGCGCTTCGCGCCGAGCCCGCGCGCGAACGCGAGCGTGTAGTGGGTGAGCGCCGAACCGTAGCCCCGGTTCCGGTGCTCGGCCCGGGTGCTGATGTCGAAGATGTGCGCGCCGTCCCCGCTCAAGTAGAGAGAACTCGTCCCCACCGGCTGGCCATCGACGAGCCCGAGGAAGAGCTTCAGCGGACGCTCCGCGAGCTGCCCGAGCCGGGCCACCCGCTCGTAGAAGTGCACCACGTGGGCATCCGGCGGCTCGAAGAGCGAGGCGATGACGCGGCCGAAGGCCTCCACCTCCTCCGGCCGCTCCACCACCTTGATCTCCAGCCCGGCGGGAGGGCGCATCTCCGGGAGCTCGCGGAGATCGGCGACCATCCCCACGTCGACCTCATCCTCCAGGAAGTCGTGGCGCCGGAGTGACTCCAGGACCGCATCCTCGCGGAGCTCGTCGCAGGTCCACCACGCCGCGGGCCGCCGCGCGGCGTTGAACGCTCCGCAGATGCGGTCGGCCAGCGCCGGACCCTCCGCGCCCAGCCGCTTGCTGATCACCAGGTTGAAGGTGTCGGTCTCGTAGCCGGAGTCGATGACGGCGTAGTGCCCGGTCCGTTCGACCCTCGAGGGGGGCCCGACCAGACCTGGATAGTAGGTGTTCTTGCCGATCAGCCCCTCGAACAGGAACTCGAGCTGCGCATCCATGGAACCTCCCTGGGTCTGTGTGGCGGCTCTCCTACCAGAAGCGACCCCGTTCAGGACACACGCAGAGTCATGGCCTTCGAGCAGAAGCCGCCGCTGGTTCGTCAGGGTCGGGTTCTTCAGCGAGGATGACAACGCACCACCCGCGCACGGGTCAACACACACGCCAGCACGACGAGCCCGAGTCCCCACGCGCCACCGCCCGAGGCCACGCCACACCCGAAGCCCACCCGCAGGCCGAGCATGCCGCCCACGGTGAAGCCGAGCGGCGCCGAGAGGGCGCTCCGCATTCCGAACTGCTCGGCCCAGGCCTGGGCCTCGTGGGACCCTTCCGCGAGCGCCTCGGGAGGCACGACGGAGAAGACCCCAGACGCATCCGCCACCACGGGGGCTCCGACGGGCGAGCCATCGAGGAACACCTGCACGGAGGCACCGGGCGCCGTCCTGCCCTCGAGCTGGGGCTGAGCGGCGACCCCGGCCGCGCCACTCCCGGGGGAGACCCAGGTGGGCACGGGAGGCGCGGCGAAGGCCTGAGCGATGACCTCCACGCGCCCCTCGAACTCGGGCGCGCCCGCGACGATGGGCTCGGCGCCCCGGGCCCCCTCGGGCGTGTAACCCGAGAGCCCCGCGCTCGCGGATGCGGCGCATTCCGAGGGCACACCACCGGCCGCCTGGACGAGCAGAAGCCCCCCTCCACCACCGCCTCCAGGAGAGGTGTCACTGTCCGCGCCCACGCCGCCCTTCGCCGAGAGCACCGTGCAGCCGAGCTTCTCCGCGACACGCACGTGCACCGTACCGCCCGCGCCACCGCCACCACCGCCCCCATGAAGCGTCGTGGCCGAGGGCGCGGCCAGCCCGTTGGCCGTGATGATTCCGCGAGGACGAGGACCCTGGATTTCACGGGCACGCACGAAGACGATGCCTCCCCCCGCGCCTCCACCCGAGCCCTCGATTCCCGCGCCACCGCCGCCGCCGAACAGCAGGCGCTCCACGGAGCTCGAGTAGCGCAGCGCCATGCCGCCACGGCCTCCCACGTCGCGCTCGAGCGCTTCCTGCGAGGAACGGCCGCCCTGCCCTCCCCTGCCGATGTGGCCTCCCCCGCCTCCGCCCGCGTCGTGGCAGTTGCCGCCGCCTCCTCCGTTGGCGAACCGGGCGTACCCGTGCGAGAGCGCATCGAAGGGGATGCTGACGAACCCCTCGCCCTTGCGCGCACCGCCCCCCCTCGTCGCCGGCCCGTCCTGCTCCGCGCAGTCGTAGAGATACAGGGCCACGTCCTTCTCGGCCTCGCCGCCGCGGAAGCCCGTGCCCTCCGCGTCCAGTGAGCCCTGGTTGAAGACGGTCTCGCTGGCGAGGAAGGCCAACACCCCGCCGCTGCGCCCGTTCCAGGGCGGAGCCCGCAGCGAGCCGGTGCTCGAGACGCGCACATCCGTGTGCTCGGGCACGCGCACCACCTGGGACGGAAGGGTGAAGTCATTCACGAGCGGCGCGGAGAGGCGCAGCATCCCGGTCGAGACACCCGCCAGGCGCGCCAGTTCCCAGCGGCCCGTGCGCGAGCCCTCCAGGTCGAGCGCGTCCACGCGCGACTGCTCGAGCGACAACCGCTCCCCCACCTGCAGCACGAGCACCAGCTCGCCCGCGGCGAAGGCCGACGCGTCCTCCACGCTCAGCTCGGTGGCGCCCACCGGCGACATGGCGGCGAGCGCCGTGGAGGCATTGATGACGATACCCGGGTCCCTCACCTGCAGCGAGCCATGCTGGCCATTGCCCAGGCCGAAGACATCCTTCTCGGCGAGGACCGCGCCCGGCAGCAGCACGAGCCCCACGGACAGGAGCCCGAGCAGGGCCCTCCGTGGATTCTCCGGGACGAAGCGACGCGAGGCGGCAGGCGACACGGGACTCCTCCAGTCTCCACCGCTCGTCATAGGAGGGAACGAGGGAGGACGGCAACCCACGCGGCCCGTGCGGCCTCCGACCTCAGAACCGGCCCTGCGCGAGCGAGAACACGGGCATCATGCGGCCCGGGCGCGAGACGTCCGAGGTGATGACGGGAAGCGGCGCCCCCAGGGAGACGCGCTTCCCGTCGACGTTGAGGAGCGCGGGAGAGGGAGCCCTGGACGCGAAGGCACGATCCGGCTCCTTGGTGAGGTTGATGAAGACGGTCTGCACCAGGGCGACGAGCAACCAGCTGGCGACGTGGGTGGGCCAGAGGACGAGCTCGAGGCCCCCGTTGCGGTGCGGCCGGCTGTACTGCACGGCCCAGAAGACACCGTAGGTGGCGACACCGGAGAGCCACGTCCAGATGAAGCTGTGGGAGTAGTCGAGCTCCGTGGCGGCGATGAGCCAGATGGGGATGGTGCTGAGGAGCGGGAGGACGGCGCCGTTGAGGAGGATCATCGCGTGTGTGCCCGCGCCCAGGACGAAGTCCACGCCCTCTCCGCCGGTGAAGGCGGAGGTGAGGACGGTGGCGCCGAAGAGGGCGACGACCTCCACGGCCCACATGCCGGTGCCCACGAGGAGCTGCGTGCCAAAGCCGGTGAAGAACTCACCCAGGGGCCGCAGGAGCGAGAAGGACGAGTGCCGGGCGGGGACTCCGGGCACGTGCTCATGCGAGAGCAGCCCGTAGCCCGAGGGCGCGGCGAGCGTCGGCGCGAGCAGGCCGAGCGCACGAGGCTCCCGGGCCTCGAGCCGGGGAGCGTCCACCGGGGAGAACTGTAGGACGGAGAGGACGAGCAGCGTGGTGAGCATGGTGGCTCCGGGATGAAGGCGCCGGGAAGGCGCGAGGTGGAAGTATGCCGCGCCACCGGGAATCAACGCTTCTGCTAACCTCCCACCCCGGCGGCTCCCCACCGCCCTCCCATGCGCTGCCCGGTCTGCCATCGTCGCCTCGCTCCTGGCGCCGCCTGCCCCGTGCACGCGGAGCGGCCCCGGCCCTCCCTGGAGCCCGAGCCCCTCCCCGTGCCCGGGCTGCCCGGCTTCCACTCCCTGGCGCTCATCGGCTCCGGGGGTTTCTCCCGCGTCTTCTCCGCCCGCCGCGACGAGGACGGACGCGAGGTGGCCCTGAAGGTGGCTCGCGGCCCCTTCGGCCCTCGCTTCGCCCGCGAGGCCTCCGCCCTGCGCCGCGTGGGCCCTCCCATCGTCCCCGACGTCCTCCACGAAGGCGCCCTCGACGCCCAGCCCTACCTCGTCCTCGAGCGCCTGCGCGGCCAGACACTCGCCGCCTGGATGGCCGCGCTCCCCGGCTCTGGCGCCGCTCCCCTCTCGCACGTGCACGAGCTGCTCGCCGGACTGTGCGGCGCCCTGGAGCGCGTGCATGGCGCGGGGCTCGTCCACCGCGACCTCAAGCCCGAGAACGTCTTCCTCCGCGAGGGCGGCGCGCTCAGCCTGCTCGACTTCGGCCTCGCGCGCTTCCTCGATGACTCCGACCCCGGCGAGCCCGAGGCCTCCGTCAGCCTCACCCGCACCGGCCAGCGGCTCGGGACCGCCGTCTACATGGCTCCCGAGCAGTGCCTCGAATCCCGTGACGTGGATGCGCGCACGGACCTCTACGCGCTCGGCGTCCTCCTCTTCGAGCTGCTCACCGGCGCACCGCCCTTCACCGGTGGGGCGGACGAGGTGCTCCGGGGCCACGTCAGCCTCCGGCCGCCTCGCGTCTCCGAGCGCGCTCCCGTGCCGCCGGCCCTCGATGATGTCCTCCTGCGGTGCCTCGCCAAGGATCGCACCGCGCGCTTCGGCTCCGCCTCCGAGCTCCTCGCCGCCTTCGATGCCGCCCGCCGCACCGACACCTCCGCGCCCGGTGCCGCCGAGGACGCGCTCGCCCCCGCACGGCCCCGGGGCCTGCGGCTGATGGCCGTCCTCGGGGTGCGCGGCGAGCTGCCCGTGGACCAGCTCGTCTCGACCGTGGCGCCCGAGGGCGGGCTGCTCGCGCGCGTGCACCCGGGCCGCTACCTCATCGCCTTCCCCGAGCACCCCTCGGCCGAGGCGGGACTCCGCGCCGCCGCGCGCTCCGCCCGGCAGCTGCTCGACGAGCCCGGCACCACCGCCGTCCTCCACCTCGCGGAGCTGCGCGTACGCCCCGGTGCCACCGTCACCCGCCTGGCGGGCACCGCGCTGGAGCAGCCGGACTCCTGGTGGCCCACCGGGGCCTCCAGTGGAGACACGTTGCTGCTGGCCACGCCCGAGGCCGCCGCACGGCTCGGAGAGGGCGCGACGACGCCTGGCCCCTCGGGCTCCCTGCTGCTCACCGGGGACTCCGCCATCACCCGCGCCCCGTCAGCGACCGAGCCGCCGCCCCTCGTGGGCCGCAACGCGCTGCTCGACTCTCTCCTGGCCGACGCGGCCCGCTCCTTCTCGGGCCATGGCCCCGGCCTCTCCGTCCTCACGGGCGAGGCGGGCCACGGAAAGACGCGCCTGCTCGACGCGCTCGCCGCCCGGCTGGAGTCGGAAGGCCGGGCCCGGGTGGTGCGGCTCGCCGCCCCCCACCCCGACGAGTCCTCCGCGGATGCGCTCCTGAACGCGCTCTGGGCCCAGGCCCACCCGGACACGGCCACGCCGCCCGCGCTGCCCTCCAGGGCCCGGCGCCACACCCTCGCCCGCGCCGTGGCCGAGGCCCTGCGCCAGCTCGCCACCCGGCAACCCCTGGCCCTCCTCCTGGACGATGCGCACCAGGCGGACCCCACGTGCCTGGACGCGCTGGAGGTGGCCACGCTCGCCGCGCCAGAAGTACCCCTCTGGGTGTGCGCCGCCGGCCGTCCCGAGCTGCTCGGCCTGCGCCCCCTCCTCGGAGAGCGGGCCGGACACCTCGCGCGCCATGTCCTGCCCCCACTCGCGCCCGAGGCCAGCCGCGCGCTGCTGCTGTACCTGCTGCGCCCCGCCGAGTTCATCGCCGAGCCCGTGCTGGCCCGTCTGGAGCAGCTGGCGCAGGGCGTGCCGCTGTCGCTGGTGGAGGTGGCCGAGGCGCTGAGGGCCTCGGGGGCACTGCGCGCCACGGCGGGCGGTGAAGGGTACGTGGCCGCGGACGAGCTGCTGCACGTCTCGGTGACGCCCCTCTTCGAGCGGCTCGCCGCGAGGGCCCTCTCCGTGCTGCCCGCGGCGCACCAGGGGCTGGCGCAGCTGTGCGCGGTGTTGGGCCAGGAGCTGACGGTGGCGCAGGTGGACGCGGCCCAGCGTCACCTCGATATAAAGGAGGACACCCCGCACGTGGCCGGCCTGGACGCGGGAGCGGGGCTCGTGAGGCTGGAGCGCGCGGGAGTGCTGCGGGCGGTGGCCGCGGACCGCTACGCCTTCCGGCAGCCCCAGCTGCGCGAGGCCCTGGAGCGAGCCCTGCCCACCCCGTGGCGCCGGGCCCTGCACGCGGCGGCGCTGCGAAGCCTCTCGGGAGGAGGCGCCACGGAGCAGCGCCGGCGCGCACGCCATGCCGCGGCCTGTGGCGCGCACGAGGAGTCCTTCACCGCCTGGTTCTCGCTGGCCGAGGGCGCGCGGCAGGCGCACCGCTACGTGGAGGCGGAGCAGGACTACACGCACGCCCTGGCGCAGCTGCCGGAGGGAGACTCGGAGCGGCGCGCGCGAGTCCTGGCCGGGCGAGGCCGGGTGCGCTACCGCACGCATCGCTTCCGAGAGGCCCTCGCGGACCTGAAGGCGGCGCGCGAGCTGGCCGGGGTGCTGGGCCACACCGCGCTGGAGGTGGATCTGCTGTTGGAGGAGGCCACCGTCCTGGACTGGCTGGAGGACGGCGAGGGCACGGCGGCGCGCACGCAGGAGGCGCTCGACAAGGCGGACGCGCTGGATGACCCGCGCCTCTCCGTGCGCTGCTCACTGGCCCGCGCGAGACAGGCGTGGCGGCAGGGGGACTGGACGCGTGCGACGCGGCTGCTGACGGCCACGGAGGAGTCCGCCGCGCTCCTCAGGGACACGGAGACGCGCGTCATCGCTCTAATGATGCGGGCCACGGGGCTGGCGCTCCAGGAGCAGGCGGACGAGTCCATGCGGGCCTTCGACGAGGGGCTCGCGCTGTGCCGCAAGGAGGGGGACACGCTGCACGAGGCGGCCACGCTCATCAACCGGCCCTTCCTCTGGCGCGTGCGCGGGGACGTGGAGGCGGCGCTGGAGGACCTGCGGCGCTCCTCGGCCCTGGCGCGCGAGCTGGGACACCCGCAGATAGAGCGGTGGGCCTCGGGCAACCTGGCCGAGTTCCTCCACTGGGCCGGGCGCACGGAGGAGTCCTGGCGGCTGGCGCGGCGCGCGCACGAGCTGGGCGTGCGCTTCTTCGCCGAGCACCCGGTGGCGGTGGACGCGGTGCTGCTGGCGCGCGTGTGCGCGGCGCGTGGAGACCTGGAGGAGGCGCGGAGGCTCCTGGCATGGCTCTCCGAGCACTGCCGCCGCGAGAGCGCCCCGCCCAACACCCTGGTCCTGTGGCGGCTGGTGGAGCTGCAACTGCGCGAGGCCGATACCGGCACGAGGAGCGCGGAGGACTGGAAGGCGCTCGTCGCGGAGGCCGAGCCGAACACCTCGGGCGACGAGCTGACGGAGGTGCTGTACCAGGCCACCCGCTCCGCGCTGGGGGCCGGGAGCCGGGACGAGGCCGGCGAGTGGCTCACCCGGGCCGAGCGCACCGCGGCGGCCTCTCCCCTGTGGCGCGCGCGGCTGGACGCGCTGCGCGTAGCCTGGGAGGCAACACCCGCCCCTCCGGCGCTGTAGCCTCCAGGGCAACAGCGCCCCCCTTCCCCACCGTCCACCCGAGGACACGAAATGCCCGCTCCCCATGGCCCGCCCCGTGCACACCCCGCGCACATGAATTTCACGTCCATCCGGCGGTCCTTCCGTTCCATGCACTTCCGGTTCCATCCCCTTGTACTGGGCGTGTCGACCCTGCTCGGCGGCCTGGCTTGCCAGCCCGAGCAGTTGGAGGAGAGCGAGGCACTGGCCGGGGTGGAGGCGGAGATGCGCGTGGCCAACTCCCTCACCACGCGGGCGCTCGTCTTCAACGCCATCTCCACCAACCGCCGGGCGAACGATCTGGTAGCGGGCAAGGGAGTGCCGTCCGAGGGGATACCGGGCCAGGGACTGGCGGACCTGTTCGACCCGGAGACGGGCGACGGGTACCTGCAACTGCAGCTGCGGGACGAGGATGCGCAGCACTTCATGGAGTACCTGGTGGGCTGCGCGCTCGACGAGACGCAGGCCCTCACCTGGAAGGAGCCGCTCAGCGGCGAGGTACGCCAGTGGAAGGGCAAGGCGGGCCTGTGCACGCAGTGGCGGGAAGGGGTGCCGACGGAGGAGTGCAGGCGCCGGGTGTCGGCCTGCATCCTGGCGCGCAACAACGCCTTCGGCCGGAGGGTGGAGCTGTCCATCCGCGGCGAGGACCCGGAGGACCTCACGCGCTTCGAGATGGAGTCGCAGACGGGCGCGGTGGACTACGACCCGGACCTCGCGCAGTACGTGCCGAGCTTCCTGGGCTGCACCACGCTCCAGAGCGGAGCGAACCGGAACTGTGGCTGGCGGCCGGGCCACATCGGCCGGTGCGTGCCGGGCCAGACGGTGCGGCTGGGAGCGGGAGGGCGGGCCCCGGACCGGTGCTCCACGGGCCCGGCGCTGGGCGTCACCACGAGTGGCCGCTCGGTGCTGCGCGTGTGTGCCGGCATCATCGGCTGTGACTCATCCCACTCGCGCCGGCTCGCGCAGAGCGAGGGCACGTGCGCGGCGACCCCGCCAGCGGTGACGTTCACCTGCCCCGCGTCGGGGGACTTCAACGTGATGCTGGCTCCGTACAACAGCTGGCTGGGGAGCACGGCCAGCGTGGGGGTGGAGACGGGCACGGCGGCGGCAACGGCCTACGCGCTCTCCGAGGGCGAGGTCTTCCGCTACCGGGAGGGCGCCTTCTACGGGACGATCTTCGACTCGGCTGCGCTGAAGGCGGAGGTGTCCGTCACCAAGGAGGGCCGCATCGTGGGCAAGGATCAGCACATCAACGGCTCGGTGTACCGGAAGATGTTCTCCTGCTACGCGCCGGAGTGGACCCAGGGCTCGGCGTACGCCACGCATCGCGTGTGCGCGCTGCCCGGCTCGGGAGCCGACTGCGCGGCCACGGTGACGGGTGCGTGCATCGACCCCTCGAACCCCTCCGCCTCGAAGTGCCTCGTGGAGGACGGGCCGCTCGTCAGCGGGGATGGGGACTTCGAGCTGTGCCAGGACCCGGAGCAGGAGCAGTGGACGGAGCCCGTCACCGTCTACCTCCACGCCCCGTGCGAGCTCCAGACGAAGGACACGAGCCTCTGTCAGTGGTGGCCGCGCCCCAGGAAGTAGACTCCCGAGCCCGCGACCATGACGAACCCGAAGGACGGCGAGCACTCGCTCTATGGAGAGGAGCTCTCACCGGGAGCGCAGGTGGGCGGCTACATCGTCGAGAGCACCCGGTTCCGGGGCAGTGTCTCGACGCTCTATCGCGCGCGTGAGGCCCGCACCGGGGAGCCCGCGGCGCTGAAGGTGATGAGGCCGCAGTTCGCCGCGGCGCGGGGGGCGCTGCGCCGCTTCCAGCAGGAGGCGGAGACGCTGCGGCGGCTGAAGCACCCGCACATCGTGGACGTGCTCGAGCACGGGACACTGGCGGATGGCCGGCCCTTCATCGCCATGGAGTGGCTGGAGGGGAGGGACCTGGCGGCGGAGCTGGCGGCGCGAGGGCCCTTCTCGGCGCGCGAGGCGTTGGAGCTGCTGGAGCAGGTGGGCTCGGCACTGAGGGCGGCGCACGGGGCGGGCATCGTCCACCGGGACCTGAAGGCCCAGAACGTGGTGGTGCTGCCGAGGGCGATGGGGCCGCTGGTGAAGCTGGTGGACTTCGGGGTGGCGAAGCTGCTGGCGCCGGAGGAAGCGGGCTCGATGGTGACGAGCACGGGCATGGTGCTGGGCACGCCGCTGTCCATGGCACCGGAGCAGATCCGCGGGGAGACGCCGGACGCGCGGACGGACCTCTACGGGCTGGGCGTGTTGTTGTACCAGCTCGTCACGGGACAGCCGCCCTTCCAGGGGACGACGCTGGTGGAGCTGGAGGAGCAGCACCTGCACGCGCCGGTGCCGAGAGCGAGCGAGCGTGCACCGGTGCCAGCGGCACTGGACGCGGTGGTGGGGCGCTGCCTGGAGAAGCGGAGGGAGGACCGGTACCCGGACGTGGACGCGGTGCTGGAGGAGTTGCGGCGCGCGGTGAGGGGGACGGGGCCGGGTCGCTCGAGGCAGGTGCGAGCGCTGGGGTTGTACGTGGAGGCACTCATCGAGGGGCAGATCGACGACGCCACGCTGGACGTGGTGGACGCGCTGCTGGAGGGAGCGCGGGCGAAGGCGGACGCGGTGGGGCTGACGGTGATGGTGGAGGGGAGCAGCTTCCTGCTGGGGGTGGCGGCGCTGCCGGAGGACGCGGGCGCCGAGCGGGAGTTCCGTCGCCGGGTGCTGGAGCTGGCGCTCTCGCTGGCGGAGGAGCCATTGCAGGATCTCCGGCTGGCGCGGGTGTTCCTGGCGCCCACGCTGCACGTGGACACGGCGACGCTGAGGCCGGACGCGAGCGGCAGACAGGGCCTGGGGGGTGGCCGGCTGCTGCGCCTGTCGGCCTGGACGACGGGGCACCCGGGCCGGGGCGTGGTGGTGACGGAGACGGCGCTCGAGGGGCTGGAGGACACCTTCCAGGTGGCGCCGCTCCCCGGGAAGGAGAGCCTGCGCCACGTCACCCGGCGCGCGGCGTGAGGCTCACTTGATGCCGTGCCGGCGCAGCAGGCGGTACAGGTACACGCGGTCCATGTCCGCGCTGGAGGCCGCCTGGGACACCTTGCCCTGGTGCAGCTCCAGCAGCGCGCGCAGGTAGCGCCGCTCGAAGTCGTCCAGGGCGAGCCGCCTCGCCTCGGCGTAGGGCACCTTCGGATCCACCTCGAAGCGGCTGCCCGTGGGCGCCACGTCCGACAGCGCCAGCGTGTCCTCGAACACGAGGCAGCGCTCCAGGTAGTTGCGCAGCTCGCGCACGTTGCCCGGCCACGCAGCCTGCTCCAGCCGGGAGATGAAGCCGTGCGAGCGCAGCGCCTTCGTCCGCTCGGGGTCCGCGCCCAGCGAGCCCAGTATCTGCTCCACCAGCAATTGCAGATCCTCGGGGCGCTGGCGCACCGGCGGCAGGGGGATGCGCAGCACCGCCAGCCGGAAGAAGAGGTCCGAGCGGAAACGTCCCGCGTTCACCTCCGCGCGCAAGTCCCTGTTGGTGGCGGCGATGATGCGCACGTCCACCGGCGCGTAGGTGTTGGTGCCCACGCGGCGGATTTCGCGCGTCTCCAGCACGCGCAGCAGCTTGGGCTGGAGCTCGGCGGGCAGCTCGCCGATCTCGTCGAGGAAGACGGTGCCGCCATGGGCCTCCTCGAAGGCGCCGATGCGGCGGGAGGCCGCGCCGGTGAAGGCGCCCTTCTCGTGGCCGAACAGCTCGCTCTCCAGCAGGTCCGGCGGGATGGCGCCGCAGTCCACGGTGAGGAAGGGCTTGTCGCGGCGGGCGCACTCCTGGTGGATGGCCTGGGCCGCCTGGCTCTTGCCGGTGCCCGTCTCGCCCTCCAGCAGCACCGTCACGTCGCGGGCCGCCGCGCGCTCCAGCAGGGCGAAGCACATGCGCATCGGCACCGACACGCCCACCAGCGAGCCGAAGCGCGTGCGCTCGGACACGGGGAGCCGGTTGCTGTCCGAGCTGTAGTCGAAGCGCACCACCGCGCGGCCCAGCCGCAGGAGGCTCCCGCCGCGCAGGTACCCCTCGGCCACCTGCACACCATCGAGGATGACGCCGTTGGTGCTGTCCAGGTCCCTCACCCGCGCGCCCTTGGGGCCCACGCGGATGTCGCAGTGGAAGCGGGACACGGTGGAGTCATCGAGCGAAACGTCATTGCTCGGGTGCGAACCGATGGAGCACGCATCGGACACCGAGTCCCAGACGGTGCCAGCCCCGGGACCCTCCACCACGGTGAGGAGGAAGCGCCGGACCGCGGGCAGCTCCGAGGAGCGGTGGGCGTGCGCGTAGGGCCTCGTCACGCTGACGTCCTCGGCCGCGGAAGCCTCGGGAGAAACGTCGGTGGTGCCACGAGTACGCTCGATGGAGGACATGAACGAACGTTAACACGACAATTCCCCGACACGACGGGGGCCCTCGAAAAGCAGGACGCCCCGGCCCGGCTGCTCGGCCGATCCGGGGCGTCTGGGGAACTGGCGCGCGAGGGGGGTTACGCGAGCACGGCGATGAGCTTCGCCAGGCACCAGGCCTTCTTGACGCAGTTCCACGGCTTGTACCACTTGCACGCGCCGGTGCCGTTCCAGCAGCCCACGAAGTCGTTCCAGGCGTTGATGACGACCGGGCCCGCGTTGCGGATGCAGTTCACGCACGCGCCCCAGTTCTTGGCCACGCAGGGCCGCACGCAGCGGGCGATCTGCGCCGCCTCGGCGGTGGGGA contains:
- the agmC gene encoding adventurous gliding motility protein AgmC, yielding MSPAASRRFVPENPRRALLGLLSVGLVLLPGAVLAEKDVFGLGNGQHGSLQVRDPGIVINASTALAAMSPVGATELSVEDASAFAAGELVLVLQVGERLSLEQSRVDALDLEGSRTGRWELARLAGVSTGMLRLSAPLVNDFTLPSQVVRVPEHTDVRVSSTGSLRAPPWNGRSGGVLAFLASETVFNQGSLDAEGTGFRGGEAEKDVALYLYDCAEQDGPATRGGGARKGEGFVSIPFDALSHGYARFANGGGGGNCHDAGGGGGGHIGRGGQGGRSSQEALERDVGGRGGMALRYSSSVERLLFGGGGGAGIEGSGGGAGGGIVFVRAREIQGPRPRGIITANGLAAPSATTLHGGGGGGGAGGTVHVRVAEKLGCTVLSAKGGVGADSDTSPGGGGGGGLLLVQAAGGVPSECAASASAGLSGYTPEGARGAEPIVAGAPEFEGRVEVIAQAFAAPPVPTWVSPGSGAAGVAAQPQLEGRTAPGASVQVFLDGSPVGAPVVADASGVFSVVPPEALAEGSHEAQAWAEQFGMRSALSAPLGFTVGGMLGLRVGFGCGVASGGGAWGLGLVVLACVLTRARVVRCHPR
- a CDS encoding GNAT family N-acetyltransferase; the encoded protein is MDAQLEFLFEGLIGKNTYYPGLVGPPSRVERTGHYAVIDSGYETDTFNLVISKRLGAEGPALADRICGAFNAARRPAAWWTCDELREDAVLESLRRHDFLEDEVDVGMVADLRELPEMRPPAGLEIKVVERPEEVEAFGRVIASLFEPPDAHVVHFYERVARLGQLAERPLKLFLGLVDGQPVGTSSLYLSGDGAHIFDISTRAEHRNRGYGSALTHYTLAFARGLGAKRGALQASPDGLGIYRRMGFREVCTFRIYSNKLRNPPR
- a CDS encoding endonuclease/exonuclease/phosphatase family protein, which codes for MNFTREEVPRFKAHADHPAPVTNPTSLKVMAWNVKYGACRIDFWFDFWGDRVQMSSTEVTDCLTKVAALVREYDPDILMAEEIEVDSKRSAYIDMVRFLLENTNLRYAAYMSTWDSRYVPSEGVGRMNLGNAIFSRYPITKAESIRQVDRTDQDVVTATFYIKRVIGRAEVDLGNGRTIAAYVVHTEAYDQDGTKQKHIQQIHDLLRAEKLPWVIGGDFNELPPVCDERAPAEAPESCDGKLRLSGFLDERESSKGTEFEQPPYTPSVMKPFYEDFEPFIPLARYGVGEANQRPYFTHSMLGPDAVNDQGVPGFWNRTLDYLFIRKGEVWTDTDVIQEPGRLGVQSNALELSDHAPVAGTWRLP